One genomic region from Mangifera indica cultivar Alphonso chromosome 17, CATAS_Mindica_2.1, whole genome shotgun sequence encodes:
- the LOC123199895 gene encoding putative disease resistance RPP13-like protein 1 isoform X3, with translation MVAELFLSAFLQVLFDRLASRELLKFAFQEGVGSKLKKWEKTLKMIEAVLDDAEEKQLTNRAVKLWLDDLKDLAYDVEDILDEFATDALGRKLVAEDQGTTSKVRSFIPACFNKINTLSPSAVKSNVIMGSKIKAITCRMEDLCKQRTDLGLEKIAGTVRQRLPSTTCLPAEPAVYGRDEDKVRIIKMMSTAESSGANFLVIPIVGMGGLGKTTFARHVYNDEAMKDFKFDIKAWVCVSDDSDILRISKAILEDITRSPCDLKGLNPVQLELKKAIADKRFLLVLDDVWNSDDDFWENLKSPFMAGAIGSKIIVTTRDENVASTAAPGGGYYNLKLLSDNGCWSVFKEYAFRGRRSARVPNLELIRQKVVEKCQGLPLAARTLGGLLHSKRRYDDGWIDILNSKIWDLRDGNKILPVLKLSYHHLPAHLKRCFAYCSILPKDYEFAEKELVFLWMAEGLIQESKDHKQLEDLGCEYFRDLVARSIFQQSNANNSKFIMHDLVNDLAEWASGEASFRMEDGLGANEQIQNFVRVRHSSYISIHYDDRKKFEDFNEFKKLRTFLPVFLHDYYSHDHHYMPNLVLPDLLLRLKKLRVLSLKRYYIVKIPDSIGKLKHLRYLDLSYTMIKTLPKSTSSLFNLQSLILEGCFCLMKLSNMKHLINLRHLNVRDANKIKEMSLGIKKLRCLRTLSNFIVGENTGSCLKDLKDLKFLIGRLCISGLVNVTNSQDIREAILSDKKAILSDKKGIEVLSLEWGYNVDDSRDEIGEERVLNMLRPYKNIKEFTVKGYCGKNFPSWMGDSSFSNMIVLRLEGCVNCTSLPSLGKLSSLKDLTIKGMTKIVSTGFGFYGESNSKAFQSLETLCFEDLPEWNHWEPLKESEQAGIYPCLRKLSIVKCPKLTGILPENLPSLEELEIRECPQLLVNSSRHHPTHGYLQKDADKEAMESNLVGCNSLASVTPEKNSEFGNWIKKGCQKVERLSIMGCEELICLWVNEISLEKPPQGLHCFISLKRLRIEDCPTLGSFPEISFFPNLSALEIIKCYMLTSLPEGMKHGNTGLERLWIDECNSLTFIVKGQLPPSLEHLFIFNCEKLQILFDDTEDISLPSSSMMQNAFISNTRTAALGYLNIGNCPSLTALSSKGQLPVSLRAVYISGCLMLASIAERFDNNMSLSSIYVWDCKNLSSLPRGLYNLNRLQRLVVGYCPNLVCFPEGGLPNTSLYISFSEFEKLKELPEGFHNLSCLEDFSIKGCPSIKSFPVEGFPGNLQTLCVRGNLEIYKSLKEWGLHKLTCLTSLSIGGCPGVVSFPEDEMGMMLPTSLIDLHVEEFPNLKY, from the exons ATGGTGGCGGAGCTCTTTCTTTCTGCGTTTCTTCAGGTGCTGTTTGACAGGCTGGCGTCCAGGGAGTTGCTGAAATTTGCCTTTCAGGAGGGGGTTGGTTCAAAGCTAAAGAAGTGGGAAAAAACGTTGAAGATGATCGAAGCAGTACTCGATGATGCCGAGGAGAAGCAACTGACCAACAGGGCTGTGAAATTGTGGCTGGACGATCTCAAAGACTTGGCTTATGATGTGGAGGACATACTAGATGAGTTTGCAACTGATGCTTTAGGCCGCAAGTTGGTGGCTGAAGATCAGGGTACCACTAGTAAGGTTCGGAGCTTCATCCCTGCTTGCTTCAATAAAATCAATACTTTGAGTCCAAGCGCAGTTAAGTCCAACGTTATCATGGGGTCAAAGATAAAAGCTATCACTTGCCGGATGGAAGATCTGTGTAAACAAAGAACTGATCTTGGATTGGAGAAGATTGCTGGA ACTGTACGACAAAGACTCCCATCAACTACATGTTTGCCTGCTGAACCAGCTGTTTACGGCAGAGATGAAGATAAAGTCAGaataatcaaaatgatgtcaACTGCTGAATCAAGTGGAGCCAACTTCCTTGTTATTCCCATTGTTGGCATGGGAGGCCTTGGCAAAACAACCTTTGCCCGGCATGTGTATAATGACGAGGCAATGAAAGATTTCAAGTTTGACATAAAAGCATGGGTTTGTGTCTCTGACGATTCCGATATTTTGAGAATCTCAAAAGCAATTCTCGAGGACATAACTCGCTCACCTTGTGATTTGAAGGGTCTAAATCCAGTGCAGCTTGAACTAAAAAAGGCAATTGCTGATAAAAGGTTCTTGCTGGTTTTGGATGATGTCTGGAACAGTGATGATGACTTCTGGGAAAATTTGAAATCTCCCTTTATGGCTGGAGCAATTGGAAGTAAAATCATTGTGACCACACGCGATGAAAACGTTGCATCAACAGCAGCCCCCGGTGGTGGCTATTACAACTTAAAACTTCTATCAGACAATGGTTGCTGGTCCGTTTTCAAGGAGTATGCATTTCGAGGAAGACGTAGTGCTAGAGTTCCAAATTTAGAGCTGATTCGTCAGAAAGTAGTTGAAAAGTGCCAAGGTTTGCCGTTGGCAGCAAGGACTCTTGGTGGCCTTCTACACTCAAAGAGGAGGTATGATGATGGTTGGATTGATATACTGAATAGCAAAATTTGGGATTTACGTGATGGAAATAAGATACTACCTGTTTTGAAGCTAAGCTATCACCACCTTCCTGCACATCTCAAGAGATGTTTTGCTTATTGTTCAATTCTACCGAAAGATTATGAATTTGCAGAAAAAGAACTTGTCTTTTTATGGATGGCGGAAGGTCTTATTCAAGAATCGAAAGATCACAAACAATTGGAAGATTTGGGTTGTGAGTATTTTCGTGATCTTGTTGCCAGGTCAATTTTTCAACAGTCAAATGCTAACAATTCTAAATTTATAATGCATGACCTTGTCAACGATTTGGCGGAATGGGCGTCTGGAGAAGCAAGTTTTAGGATGGAAGATGGACTGGGTGCAAACGAgcaaatacaaaattttgtaaGGGTACGCCATTCTTCTTATATTTCTATTCATTATGATGATAGAAAGAAATTTGAGGATTTCAATGAGTTCAAGAAGTTGAGAACTTTTCTCCCTGTATTCTTACATGATTATTATTCCCATGATCATCATTATATGCCAAATCTGGTACTCCCTGATCTGTtgttaaggttaaaaaaattgaggGTGTTGtctttaaaaagatattatatcGTGAAGATTCCTGATTCAATTGGAAAATTGAAACACTTGAGATACCTTGATCTTTCTTACACTATGATAAAAACTTTGCCCAAATCAACAAGTTCTCTATTCAACTTGCAAAGTTTGATCTTAGAAGGATGTTTTTGCCTCATGAAGTTGTCTAACATGAAACACTTGATCAATCTACGTCACCTTAACGTTAGAGATGCAAATAAGATAAAAGAGATGTCATTgggaataaaaaaattgagatgtTTACGGACTTTGTCTAATTTTATTGTGGGTGAGAATACAGGATCTtgcttaaaagatttaaaagatttaaagtTTCTTATTGGGAGACTTTGCATTTCAGGATTAGTGAATGTAACTAATTCTCAAGACATCAGAGAAGCCATATTAAGTGATAAAAAAGCCATATTAAGTGATAAAAAAGGTATAGAAGTATTGTCTTTAGAATGGGGGTATAATGTTGACGACTCAAGAGATGAGATTGGAGAGGAAAGGGTACTTAACATGCTTCGaccatataaaaatataaaagagttcACTGTTAAAGGGTACTGCGGTAAGAATTTTCCATCTTGGATGGGAGATTCATCTTTTTCCAATATGATTGTTTTACGATTGGAGGGCTGTGTAAACTGTACATCTTTACCTTCTCTCGGAAAATTAAGCTCACTCAAAGATCTCACTATCAAAGGGATGACAAAAATAGTAAGTACTGGTTTTGGGTTTTATGGAGAGAGCAACTCAAAGGCTTTTCAGTCACTAGAGACTCTTTGTTTTGAAGATTTGCCAGAATGGAACCATTGGGAGCCATTGAAAGAAAGTGAGCAAGCTGGAATTTACCCGTGCCTCCGCAAGCTTTCAATCGTCAAATGCCCCAAACTCACAGGAATATTACCTGAGAATCTTCCTTCCTTGGAGGAACTTGAAATTCGTGAATGCCCTCAATTGTTGGTGAATTCAAGCAGACATCATCCCACTCATGGCTACTTACAAAAGGATGCAGACAAAGAGGCAATGGAAAGTAATCTGGTTGGCTGCAATTCACTGGCCTCTGTGACTCCAGAAAAAAATTCAGAGTTCGGTAATTGGATAAAGAAAGGGTGTCAGAAAGTGGAACGACTAAGTATCATGGGTTGTGAGGAACTCATATGTTTGTGGGTGAATGAGATTTCTCTAGAGAAGCCTCCACAAGGGTTGCATTGCTTCATCTCCCTGAAAAGACTCCGTATTGAGGATTGCCCGACTCTTGGTTCATTTCCAGAGATCAGTTTCTTTCCCAATCTAAGTGCACTTGAGATTATAAAATGCTATATGCTAACTTCCTTACCAGAAGGAATGAAGCATGGCAATACTGGTCTTGAACGTTTGTGGATCGATGAATGTAATTCTCTGACATTCATTGTAAAAGGTCAGCTACCTCCATCTCTGGAACATCTCTTTATATTCAATTGTGAGAAGTTGCAGATTTTGTTTGATGATACAGAGGATATTTCTCTTCCTTCATCTTCAATGATGCAAAATGCGTTCATTAGCAACACCAGGACAGCTGCACTTGGTTACTTGAATATTGGCAACTGTCCATCTCTCACGGCTTTATCCTCAAAAGGACAGTTACCAGTTTCACTCAGAGCTGTTTATATTAGTGGTTGCTTAATGCTAGCGTCAATAGCTGAGAGATTTGACAACAACATGTCTCTCAGTTCTATATATGTCTGGGATTGTAAAAATCTTAGTTCCTTGCCTCGGGGTTTATACAATCTTAACCGTCTTCAACGATTAGTAGTTGGCTACTGTCCAAACCTTGTTTGCTTCCCTGAAGGCGGGCTTCCCAACACCagtttatatatttcattcTCAGAATTTGAGAAACTTAAAGAGCTTCCTGAAGGCTTTCACAATCTCAGCTGTCTCGAAGATTTCTCAATAAAGGGATGTCCAAGTATCAAATCATTTCCTGTAGAAGGTTTTCCTGGCAACCTACAAACACTTTGTGTTCGTGGTAATCTCGAAATCTATAAGAGTTTGAAGGAGTGGGGATTGCACAAGCTTACCTGCCTTACAAGTCTGAGTATAGGTGGATGTCCGGGTGTTGTATCTTTTCCAGAAGATGAGATGGGAATGATGCTGCCAACCTCTTTAATTGACCTACACGTTGAAGAATTTCCAAACTTGAAATACTAA
- the LOC123199895 gene encoding putative disease resistance RPP13-like protein 1 isoform X2 — protein MVAELFLSAFLQVMFDRLASRELLEFAFQEGVGSKLKKWEETLKMIEDVLNDAEEKQLTNRAVKRWLANLKDLAYDVEDILDEFATNALGRKLEAEDQASTSKVRSFILACFNKINTLSPSAIKSSVIMGSKIKAITRRMEELCKLRTDLGLEIIAGRSSSTVRQRLPSTTCLPAEPAVYGRDEDKVRIIKMMSTAESSGANFLVIPIVGMGGLGKTTFARHVYNDEAMKDFKFDIKAWVCVSDDSDILRISKAILEDITRSPCDLKGLNPVQLELKKAIADKRFLLVLDDVWNSDDDFWENLKSPFMAGAIGSKIIVTTRDENVASTAAPGGGYYNLKLLSDNGCWSVFKEYAFRGRRSARVPNLELIRQKVVEKCQGLPLAARTLGGLLHSKRRYDDGWIDILNSKIWDLRDGNKILPVLKLSYHHLPAHLKRCFAYCSILPKDYEFAEKELVFLWMAEGLIQESKDHKQLEDLGCEYFRDLVARSIFQQSNANNSKFIMHDLVNDLAEWASGEASFRMEDGLGANEQIQNFVRVRHSSYISIHYDDRKKFEDFNEFKKLRTFLPVFLHDYYSHDHHYMPNLVLPDLLLRLKKLRVLSLKRYYIVKIPDSIGKLKHLRYLDLSYTMIKTLPKSTSSLFNLQSLILEGCFCLMKLSNMKHLINLRHLNVRDANKIKEMSLGIKKLRCLRTLSNFIVGENTGSCLKDLKDLKFLIGRLCISGLVNVTNSQDIREAILSDKKAILSDKKGIEVLSLEWGYNVDDSRDEIGEERVLNMLRPYKNIKEFTVKGYCGKNFPSWMGDSSFSNMIVLRLEGCVNCTSLPSLGKLSSLKDLTIKGMTKIVSTGFGFYGESNSKAFQSLETLCFEDLPEWNHWEPLKESEQAGIYPCLRKLSIVKCPKLTGILPENLPSLEELEIRECPQLLVNSSRHHPTHGYLQKDADKEAMESNLVGCNSLASVTPEKNSEFGNWIKKGCQKVERLSIMGCEELICLWVNEISLEKPPQGLHCFISLKRLRIEDCPTLGSFPEISFFPNLSALEIIKCYMLTSLPEGMKHGNTGLERLWIDECNSLTFIVKGQLPPSLEHLFIFNCEKLQILFDDTEDISLPSSSMMQNAFISNTRTAALGYLNIGNCPSLTALSSKGQLPVSLRAVYISGCLMLASIAERFDNNMSLSSIYVWDCKNLSSLPRGLYNLNRLQRLVVGYCPNLVCFPEGGLPNTSLYISFSEFEKLKELPEGFHNLSCLEDFSIKGCPSIKSFPVEGFPGNLQTLCVRGNLEIYKSLKEWGLHKLTCLTSLSIGGCPGVVSFPEDEMGMMLPTSLIDLHVEEFPNLKY, from the coding sequence ATGGTGGCGGAGCTCTTTCTTTCTGCGTTTCTTCAGGTGATGTTTGACAGGCTGGCGTCCAGGGAGTTGCTGGAATTTGCCTTTCAGGAGGGGGTTGGTTCAAAGCTAAAGAAGTGGGAAGAAACGTTGAAGATGATCGAGGATGTACTCAATGATGCCGAGGAGAAGCAACTGACCAACAGGGCTGTGAAACGGTGGCTGGCCAATCTCAAAGACTTGGCTTATGATGTGGAGGACATACTAGATGAGTTTGCAACTAATGCTTTAGGCCGCAAGTTGGAGGCTGAAGATCAGGCTAGCACTAGTAAGGTTCGGAGCTTCATCCTTGCTTGCTTCAATAAAATCAATACTTTGAGCCCAAGTGCAATTAAGTCCTCAGTTATCATGGGGTCAAAGATAAAAGCTATCACTCGCCGGATGGAAGAACTCTGTAAACTAAGAACTGATCTTGGATTGGAGATTATTGCTGGACGGTCGTCCTCTACTGTACGACAAAGACTCCCATCAACTACATGTTTGCCTGCTGAACCAGCTGTTTACGGCAGAGATGAAGATAAAGTCAGaataatcaaaatgatgtcaACTGCTGAATCAAGTGGAGCCAACTTCCTTGTTATTCCCATTGTTGGCATGGGAGGCCTTGGCAAAACAACCTTTGCCCGGCATGTGTATAATGACGAGGCAATGAAAGATTTCAAGTTTGACATAAAAGCATGGGTTTGTGTCTCTGACGATTCCGATATTTTGAGAATCTCAAAAGCAATTCTCGAGGACATAACTCGCTCACCTTGTGATTTGAAGGGTCTAAATCCAGTGCAGCTTGAACTAAAAAAGGCAATTGCTGATAAAAGGTTCTTGCTGGTTTTGGATGATGTCTGGAACAGTGATGATGACTTCTGGGAAAATTTGAAATCTCCCTTTATGGCTGGAGCAATTGGAAGTAAAATCATTGTGACCACACGCGATGAAAACGTTGCATCAACAGCAGCCCCCGGTGGTGGCTATTACAACTTAAAACTTCTATCAGACAATGGTTGCTGGTCCGTTTTCAAGGAGTATGCATTTCGAGGAAGACGTAGTGCTAGAGTTCCAAATTTAGAGCTGATTCGTCAGAAAGTAGTTGAAAAGTGCCAAGGTTTGCCGTTGGCAGCAAGGACTCTTGGTGGCCTTCTACACTCAAAGAGGAGGTATGATGATGGTTGGATTGATATACTGAATAGCAAAATTTGGGATTTACGTGATGGAAATAAGATACTACCTGTTTTGAAGCTAAGCTATCACCACCTTCCTGCACATCTCAAGAGATGTTTTGCTTATTGTTCAATTCTACCGAAAGATTATGAATTTGCAGAAAAAGAACTTGTCTTTTTATGGATGGCGGAAGGTCTTATTCAAGAATCGAAAGATCACAAACAATTGGAAGATTTGGGTTGTGAGTATTTTCGTGATCTTGTTGCCAGGTCAATTTTTCAACAGTCAAATGCTAACAATTCTAAATTTATAATGCATGACCTTGTCAACGATTTGGCGGAATGGGCGTCTGGAGAAGCAAGTTTTAGGATGGAAGATGGACTGGGTGCAAACGAgcaaatacaaaattttgtaaGGGTACGCCATTCTTCTTATATTTCTATTCATTATGATGATAGAAAGAAATTTGAGGATTTCAATGAGTTCAAGAAGTTGAGAACTTTTCTCCCTGTATTCTTACATGATTATTATTCCCATGATCATCATTATATGCCAAATCTGGTACTCCCTGATCTGTtgttaaggttaaaaaaattgaggGTGTTGtctttaaaaagatattatatcGTGAAGATTCCTGATTCAATTGGAAAATTGAAACACTTGAGATACCTTGATCTTTCTTACACTATGATAAAAACTTTGCCCAAATCAACAAGTTCTCTATTCAACTTGCAAAGTTTGATCTTAGAAGGATGTTTTTGCCTCATGAAGTTGTCTAACATGAAACACTTGATCAATCTACGTCACCTTAACGTTAGAGATGCAAATAAGATAAAAGAGATGTCATTgggaataaaaaaattgagatgtTTACGGACTTTGTCTAATTTTATTGTGGGTGAGAATACAGGATCTtgcttaaaagatttaaaagatttaaagtTTCTTATTGGGAGACTTTGCATTTCAGGATTAGTGAATGTAACTAATTCTCAAGACATCAGAGAAGCCATATTAAGTGATAAAAAAGCCATATTAAGTGATAAAAAAGGTATAGAAGTATTGTCTTTAGAATGGGGGTATAATGTTGACGACTCAAGAGATGAGATTGGAGAGGAAAGGGTACTTAACATGCTTCGaccatataaaaatataaaagagttcACTGTTAAAGGGTACTGCGGTAAGAATTTTCCATCTTGGATGGGAGATTCATCTTTTTCCAATATGATTGTTTTACGATTGGAGGGCTGTGTAAACTGTACATCTTTACCTTCTCTCGGAAAATTAAGCTCACTCAAAGATCTCACTATCAAAGGGATGACAAAAATAGTAAGTACTGGTTTTGGGTTTTATGGAGAGAGCAACTCAAAGGCTTTTCAGTCACTAGAGACTCTTTGTTTTGAAGATTTGCCAGAATGGAACCATTGGGAGCCATTGAAAGAAAGTGAGCAAGCTGGAATTTACCCGTGCCTCCGCAAGCTTTCAATCGTCAAATGCCCCAAACTCACAGGAATATTACCTGAGAATCTTCCTTCCTTGGAGGAACTTGAAATTCGTGAATGCCCTCAATTGTTGGTGAATTCAAGCAGACATCATCCCACTCATGGCTACTTACAAAAGGATGCAGACAAAGAGGCAATGGAAAGTAATCTGGTTGGCTGCAATTCACTGGCCTCTGTGACTCCAGAAAAAAATTCAGAGTTCGGTAATTGGATAAAGAAAGGGTGTCAGAAAGTGGAACGACTAAGTATCATGGGTTGTGAGGAACTCATATGTTTGTGGGTGAATGAGATTTCTCTAGAGAAGCCTCCACAAGGGTTGCATTGCTTCATCTCCCTGAAAAGACTCCGTATTGAGGATTGCCCGACTCTTGGTTCATTTCCAGAGATCAGTTTCTTTCCCAATCTAAGTGCACTTGAGATTATAAAATGCTATATGCTAACTTCCTTACCAGAAGGAATGAAGCATGGCAATACTGGTCTTGAACGTTTGTGGATCGATGAATGTAATTCTCTGACATTCATTGTAAAAGGTCAGCTACCTCCATCTCTGGAACATCTCTTTATATTCAATTGTGAGAAGTTGCAGATTTTGTTTGATGATACAGAGGATATTTCTCTTCCTTCATCTTCAATGATGCAAAATGCGTTCATTAGCAACACCAGGACAGCTGCACTTGGTTACTTGAATATTGGCAACTGTCCATCTCTCACGGCTTTATCCTCAAAAGGACAGTTACCAGTTTCACTCAGAGCTGTTTATATTAGTGGTTGCTTAATGCTAGCGTCAATAGCTGAGAGATTTGACAACAACATGTCTCTCAGTTCTATATATGTCTGGGATTGTAAAAATCTTAGTTCCTTGCCTCGGGGTTTATACAATCTTAACCGTCTTCAACGATTAGTAGTTGGCTACTGTCCAAACCTTGTTTGCTTCCCTGAAGGCGGGCTTCCCAACACCagtttatatatttcattcTCAGAATTTGAGAAACTTAAAGAGCTTCCTGAAGGCTTTCACAATCTCAGCTGTCTCGAAGATTTCTCAATAAAGGGATGTCCAAGTATCAAATCATTTCCTGTAGAAGGTTTTCCTGGCAACCTACAAACACTTTGTGTTCGTGGTAATCTCGAAATCTATAAGAGTTTGAAGGAGTGGGGATTGCACAAGCTTACCTGCCTTACAAGTCTGAGTATAGGTGGATGTCCGGGTGTTGTATCTTTTCCAGAAGATGAGATGGGAATGATGCTGCCAACCTCTTTAATTGACCTACACGTTGAAGAATTTCCAAACTTGAAATACTAA